The proteins below are encoded in one region of Rhizobium sp. TH2:
- a CDS encoding type II toxin-antitoxin system HipA family toxin gives MTRYLDVYFSNIKAGTLGQDADGTLTYSYDVEYLRDGGVAAISFSMPLREEPYLDQIVRPFFSGLLPDEGARQRLAGALGLSSGNAFGLLEVIGGECAGALSLHRAGEAPALNDDEGVEELSGERLSDVIGKLRSRPLLGGEEGVRLSLAGAQDKLAVIAQDDTIGLAKGGRPTTHILKPVIQGLEGTVENELFCLRLADRLKLPVPTAEMRWSNETAFLLIERYDRARASHGRIDRLHQEDFCQALSVPPELKYEEEGGPSTERSVDLINRACGRPAADRLRFIRMLIFHYLVGNADAHGKNYALLYDGKSPDLAPLYDVVCTAAYPRLAKKLAMKIGGRAVPDTTQLKHWLTLVPDTKAAQRLLVSDIANLAGNIESEADALLLEFSDAGVKHPVLKAVRGIVGTRAAHLQRIIERV, from the coding sequence GTGACTCGATACTTGGACGTCTATTTCAGCAACATAAAGGCCGGCACACTCGGCCAGGACGCCGACGGGACGCTTACCTACTCATACGACGTCGAGTATCTTCGAGATGGAGGAGTCGCGGCGATTTCCTTCTCAATGCCGTTGAGGGAAGAGCCCTACCTCGACCAGATCGTTCGCCCATTCTTCTCGGGCTTGCTTCCCGATGAGGGCGCCCGACAGCGTCTTGCGGGCGCACTTGGCCTCTCGTCCGGCAATGCATTCGGTTTACTCGAAGTGATCGGCGGCGAGTGTGCAGGTGCATTGTCTCTCCATCGCGCTGGCGAGGCGCCTGCATTGAATGACGATGAGGGGGTCGAGGAGCTTAGCGGCGAACGACTGAGTGATGTGATCGGCAAATTGCGCAGCCGTCCCCTCCTGGGTGGCGAGGAAGGGGTTCGCCTCTCGCTTGCGGGCGCGCAGGACAAGCTCGCGGTCATCGCGCAAGACGACACCATTGGCTTGGCCAAGGGTGGCCGTCCGACAACCCACATTCTCAAACCGGTGATCCAAGGCCTGGAAGGAACTGTCGAGAATGAGCTTTTTTGTTTGCGTCTTGCTGATCGCCTGAAACTACCGGTTCCTACTGCAGAGATGCGGTGGAGCAACGAGACAGCCTTCTTGCTCATTGAACGTTATGACCGTGCCCGGGCGAGCCACGGACGTATTGACCGGTTGCACCAGGAGGATTTTTGCCAGGCGCTGAGCGTGCCACCAGAACTCAAATACGAGGAGGAGGGCGGTCCTAGCACGGAACGCTCAGTTGATCTCATCAACCGAGCCTGCGGTCGCCCGGCCGCAGACCGCCTACGCTTCATCAGGATGCTGATTTTTCACTACCTTGTTGGCAATGCGGATGCCCACGGGAAGAACTATGCCTTACTCTATGACGGTAAGTCTCCAGACCTTGCGCCGCTCTATGATGTGGTTTGCACAGCCGCCTATCCCAGACTGGCCAAGAAGCTCGCAATGAAGATCGGTGGTCGGGCGGTTCCAGACACGACCCAACTGAAACACTGGCTGACCCTCGTCCCCGACACAAAGGCGGCACAACGTCTTCTCGTCAGCGATATCGCAAATCTCGCTGGCAACATTGAAAGCGAAGCCGACGCGCTGTTGCTTGAGTTCTCGGATGCGGGCGTCAAGCACCCGGTCCTCAAAGCAGTGCGCGGAATTGTTGGAACCCGCGCCGCACATCTGCAGAGGATTATCGAGAGGGTGTGA